A genomic stretch from Lathyrus oleraceus cultivar Zhongwan6 chromosome 2, CAAS_Psat_ZW6_1.0, whole genome shotgun sequence includes:
- the LOC127119480 gene encoding uncharacterized protein LOC127119480, with protein sequence MAGRNDAAMAAAMQAMAQAVQNLPNAGGDAGSRSLATFQRENPPVFKGKHDPDAALGWLKEIERIFRVMDCTPAQKVRYGTHMLAVEADDWWLETHERLTVAGEDVTWDVFRREFLRKYYPEDVRGKKEIEFLELKQGNMSVTDYAAKFVELSKFYPHYTGAGAEFSKCIKFENGLRSEIKKAVGYQKIRIFTELVDSCRIFEEDNNAHYKIVSDRRGKQHQNRGKPYDVPAGKGKQRAAPTQRASGGGAPTGIVCFRCGQAGHKSNVCTAEVKRCFRCDKTGHAIADCKHKEVICFNCGEEGHIGSQCQKPKKGNQSGGKVFALSGSETSADDRLIRGNEQ encoded by the exons atggctggaaggaatgacgctgcaatggctgccgcaatgcaagcaatggcacaagctgtgcagaacttgccaaatgctggtggagatgctggatcacgtagcttggcgacttttcagagagagaatccgccggtgtttaaagggaagcatgatccagatgcagctttgggatggttgaaagagattgagagaatcttccgtgttatggattgcactccagctcagaaggttcggtatggtactcacatgctagcagtcgaagctgatgactggtggctagagactcacgagaggttgaccgtggcgGGTGAAGacgttacttgggatgtattccgtagggaattcctgagaaagtattatccggaagatgtccgtggtaagaaggaaattgaattccttgagctgaagcaaggaaacatgtctgtcaccgattatgctgcgaaatttgtggagctgtccaaattttatcctcattacactggtgcgggtgctgaattttcaaagtgcatcaagtttgaaaacggattgcgctctgaaattaagaaagctgttgggtatcagaagatacgcatttttactgaattggttgatagctgcaggatatttgaagaggacaataatgctcattacaagattgtcagtgatcgcagaggcaagcaacatcaaaaccgtggcaagccgtatgatgttccagctgggAAAGGGAAACAAAGAGCTGCTCCGactcagagagctagtgggggaggtgctcctactggtatagtttgcttcagatgtggtcaggctggtcataagagtaatgtatgcactgctgaagtaaagaggtgttttcgctgtgataagactgggcatgcaatagctgattgcaagcacaaggaagtgatttgttttaattgtggtgaagaagggcatattggaagtcagtgtcagaagccgaagaaagggaatcagtctggaggcaaggtctttgctttatcgggttctgagacttctgctgatgatcgtttgatccgag gtaacgagcagtga